The genomic DNA TACTCTCTTCTTATATTGTTCTTGAGCTCCCCTTGCTAGTACTTCTGCGGACtgcgctgtctctgcctgtgctgactgcgctgtcgctgcctgtgTGGACTGCTCTGCGCTGtcgtttcatttgcattctTATCGCCTTCTCTCGGCCGCGTTTAAATGTCGCCAGCATgaaacttttttctttcccCTATGTACCTCCCCCTCCCACTTCTCTTCTAAAGCTCtgccaattttttgttgttgttgattttagAACGTTTCTTCTCATGTTTATCTTCTGTCACATGTGCGTATcactgctccctctctctctctctctctctgtctccttcttTCTGGCCTCCACTTATTTTTTTCCGTTTCTCTAgctgttgatttttgatatatgtatgtttggaAGGGTCCCTGCGGTGTTGTTTGCCTTGGCGGGGGAGGAGGGGGTAGGTGGTTAGGGTAGGGAACTGGGAAAGGTGACGGCGTTTGCGACTGCGATTGTGACTCCACTTCCCTTGTGGCTGCAGCATTTCAaatttctgtgtattttcgTATCCCGTTTTGAAAGAGGCGAAGGGTATACTAGATATCGGATAACTACAACGTCTTCCTCATCGGCGGCTACTTGGGAAACCCTTGGAAATCCATTGAAAAGCTTCGCATCGCATACTTCTAGGTAATCAACTGTCGACTCTAGATCCTTGAACTTATTTGGGATAAGTCTACgtgaatatgtatgtacatatgtgtatgtatgtgtgtgggtgggtgtgtgagtGGCTGAGTGGGTGTTCTGAAACATGTCAAGCGAGTCGGATATCTTGGGTGCTGCTGTGTAATCAAGAGTCAAGTCAAGGCAGGAAACATGGCCCACGGCTGGGCGGAATCAGAGGCGGAAAGTCTCACCCTCATTCCTCTGATAAAGGATTTGATAAGGCAATGTCAGAATGACACGCGAATTAGATGCTAATGATGGCCACAGCCTTGGATTACCCGACTGATGAAGAGTCATTTGTGGAATTTAAAGTTTACGCAGCTACGAATATTGCTTTCACTTCTTCTTGGTGGAAATTGCACACATCAAAGGGGAGGTTTTCCCCAGAGCTGtttacaaaatgttgttgcaaTGAAAATCCTGCCCGAACCGAAAGTCAATTCATTTCCAGCAAATTGTTATTTCAATTGTCAGCACTTTCCCCCTCTCGGACATCGCCTGTGTGTGCCCCACTTGCAACATACCAGTACCAATACCAGTACCATATGCAGTTAATTTTGTGCTTGTGActgcaataaattttaaaagcACATTTCCAATGAAAGAAGCGAActgaaaatcaaatgaagcgaaacgaaacgaaacggaaaacaattttctgcAATTTCACTAAAACGACATACCAATTGTACGTAGTGTACGGGGAAGGATAACGCAGGTTGGGGAGGAGGGAGGTGGACACAGTGacacacatttgtgtgtgtgtgggcaacTCCTGGACAACAAGCGAGAATCGATGGAAGCTCGGACTCTTGGGGCTCCCTGCACTTTTAGCCACAATTGACgacaaatgaaattgttgttggccaaagtGCAGCGTTTaaagagcacacacaacacacacacacctcctTCTCCAGTCAGTATACTCCGGCTGACACACATGCTCAACATACATTTAGCAATATGAACCTGCATTTTGTCTCTGCTTTGTCCTTCGCCCTTTGAGGAGATTCTCTTCCATATTCAGTTTTGTGACACTTTTTAAAGTAATTCttaaatgtgtgtaaatatggTTTAGGTTTAGGTCCACTGAGTGGAGCAATTTTAAGGTTTTGCATAATAAAACATTAATCCAAGGAAAAATGGAAGAGTGTTAAAGTGATAGAAAATAACAATATCATTGATGGCCAGAGAATCGGAAAGGTTGTGGTAACAATTGTGTCAGGAGTGGAGAATCTTTTATCATTATATCAAAATGGAACTTCCGTTCTggataaatcaaaatcatcTCTTGATACCCTATTTATGTGACCTCTCCGCAGGTGGAATGCTGGCaaggaatttgaattttaaatacGGCTAacataactgaaataagattgccaagtacccaaggaggaaatttaataattgtctgcgaaagacaatcttaaataaagttgaaacaCGGCTCAAAAATACGGCTAATTGGTAATAAACTCAATTTTCAGATCAATTTCggtaacatatgtacatatgtatgaaaataaTGACAAACCAACCTTTGAGGCACTAAAAACTTCACTGCAAAACCCACAGTTTGTTCCCCCCTCATTACGGAAAGTTGCGCGCAGATTTGAGTTTGTTATTATTATCGTAATGCAAGACAGAGCGATAAAATGAGAGAGAAATGGTAATAGCCACAcggcgacagagacagagtcagagagagagcgagagagttgGTCAGTTTGTTGACTCATGTGTGGGGCACATTCAGgcgttgcttttgtgtgtgttcaggAGAGGCGCAACGaggcaaacatttgctttaattattatgaaatgaaaattgcataattaaatatgttaaattcattttaatttttaattacaattaattgGAGGTCTACTGCTGCAGGCAGTCAAAATGATTTCCAATCAAATAGAAGAGGTAAAAGCGGGGGCGAGAAGGAGAGTGTGTTTGTCGAGACGCAAGATACACATACAGGAATCCTATGCACACTGAATTCATTGCTTAAATTGGAGTTTCCCTTGCAAAATCTTCTTATCAAAGCGATTATTCGCAGCAATGCCCAAAAGCTTGATGATGGATGGTGCATGTGAAGCAATCAAATGGTCGGTAATGTCATCCACACCCGCCACAGATACACattcagcaggagcaggagcacacCAGCTCACACATGACAGTAAACGAGGAGAAGGACGAagcacgatgatgatgatgatgagtcACTTTGGTCACGAAGCTATTTTTACGCTTGATTACACgataaatgaaaatcaaacgTTTGATTGCTTAATGCCACGGACTAAGGGTCATCTGCAGCACCCAAAAGCCACCCAAAAGTCACCACCCACACCAAAAGTGCTGCAATTTTGCGAAAGTATAAGACCccagagagatagagcgacagagagtggATTGGGGGTCGCTTGGCTGtggcaacatttcaattatttatatgcTCGTTTGTCTCCTCTTTTTGCACCACACCCTGACCGAGGGGAAggacaagtgtgtgtgtgtgtgttgtgtgtgtgcacgtgTCTGATAAGCGAATGGACGAGCGTCCAACACTTGACTGCTTTTTCTctcacttccatttccatttccacatccacttgcactcccacttccacttccacttccatgtCCAGTTATCATTTATTTCCTTTGGACTTTGACTGATTTTCTGATAGTTGAGTGCGTTCTCTCACTGGCCACAGTGAGGGCAAAAAGTTATTGCCCAGTTCCAGTCCAACACCTCTTTGAGGGAGCGTTGAGTTTGTCGGGTGCTTTGCcactttgattgatttgttaATCTCAAAacgaaatacaaattaaaagctttttgttttgccaacaACACCCAAGACAGCAGCATCCCAATGCCATTTCTGTGCTGGCAAATACCAACCTCCCCCACTAAACCGCttatgttaattaaatttttgggGTTATTCAATGTACAAAGTTAAGAGCTTCCTTCTGCCGCAATCAATCAATCTTAGGGAGCGTCTCCTAAGTCCTATCTTGGGGTTTGCTTTGCAACTGAGTTCTCCGTGGAAAtctatttacatttttgactcatttcgttttgtggGTTAAGTGGAGCAGGAAAAGGGGTTAAGTCTTGGCAGGAGATGTAAAATCCTACTTATTGATGAGTTGGGTTAGTGTTTCAATGGAAGCGGAGCAATCAATAACCAATTGCCGACAGagataaatcaaaatgaaCCCGTAGAAGAGGTGGTGTAGGATTCATAGATTCATAACCCGATTTTCTGGTACCATCCCTCTTACTCTTTTTCAATCAAATTCCTATACTTATGGCATCACTTTTAGTTCCACTTCAACACGCTTGCAACGCCCCGAGGCGACACTGATAGCTTAACTCGGACGCACACTTGACGATTGACACTTGATGAATGGTTCGCTGATTCCGAGCATGTCTCAATGTCTTGAGGTCTGCGACATATTCACACTCGACTGAGTTTCAAGTTCAAGCGAAAGGCCTTAGAAATGTGCACTTTTAATTTCCGATAGAGATATAGATTAAGTTATAGATGTACAAACTCCCTTTGGTTAATAGTAATATTTGgcacaatttgttttggttgcaGTCCATCTTCGATTTCCCCTTCCCTCTTTTAGGGTCTCGCCAGCTGGCAGTTCTGAACTCTCGCATAGTTTTCCGTGTAAATCAGATCGCAGATGGCAGCATTATTGTCGAAGCTCATCTCCGATACCTTGAACTCTGGATTGATGGCTATTTTGAGTATGTACGAGCCAGGACTCAGGTCCGTAACATCCACCCATTGGCAGTCCAGATTGTACAAGTAAACATCAGAGCAGTTGATGGAGATGCCTAGAAAAAAGGTTGTTGAAAATCAACCTTGGAGTGGCTAACCAGgggctctccctctcacccTGATCTCCATAGTTGGCGCAATTGTACTTCTTAGATACTCCTGGCAGACAGGTGCTATCCTCCAGACAGAAGGAGGCCTTGTGGCCCTGCGCCACCTTCCGACCGCTCAAATCGAAGATGTCAAAGGTGGCAAACACTTCCATGCTGTGAAAGTGCCTGAAAAGGAAAGAGGGGAAAGCGAGGAGTACTCTTGCTGTGCCCCGGGAATGCGAATGAGTTATCTACTCACATGTGGCACATGTGCCACTCCCACTGGCTCTTCTCCTTGAAGGGGCGAAAGTCCGCATTGCCCGCATTGATGGCAGCCGCCGTGAACTTCAGGAGTCTCCTTGTGCGATAGCGCCAGTGGGGATCATCGCGCTGTATCTGATAGGCTTCGCTGGCCACGCAATTCTCCTCCATGGCGcactgcatcagcagcatgaGACGATCCTCCAGATGCGCCGTCTGCTCAATCTCCAGGTAGTCAATCACCAGATCGGGCGAGGAGTAGTCACAGATCACAGCTGCCACATGTTGCCTGCTGCCGTGGCAGCTGACGATCCCACGAATCGGATCGTGGTGCAGGCAGTCGGCCAGCTCCGTCTCGTTGCCGTAGCACTCGCTGCCACTGAGGACGGGCCGGGAGACGTTGAAGCCCCCGAAATAGTCGGTCTGGAAGGCCTCCCGTGCATAGCCGAGCCCCAGCTGTCGGCACACGACATTGGCCTCGAGCAGGGACCAGCCATCGGCGCAGATGCTTCCCCAGCGTCCGCCATCTAGTCGCACCTCCACGCGGCCTTCATTCCGCTCTCTACCGCCGCGCAGCTGAACGTACAGGCGGGAGCGGGTGTGTATGGGGAACTTGGGTATGTCCTCATCCCTGAGCAGGGGCTCTGGGATCGGTGTATCTGCCGGGGGATTGCACACCACTCCCGCTGCCTCGCCCGGCTCGCAGTCATTCTCGCCCCATCCCTCAAAGTGGCACTCGACCAGCTCCTGCTCGTGGCCCTCACAGAACAGATTGTCCATCCAGAAGCGACGACGGGCTGGGCCGAAGTAGCCGCTGTGCGTGTACCGCCTCATGCCGGGAAAGCCCAGTTGCCGGCACACGATATGTCCCTCGGTGGCATCCCACTCATCGTCACAGATGGCGCCCCACTTTCCATTGTGCAGCACCTCAATGTTGCCTAAAAGATGAGGGAGAGTCCATCAgaagagctctctctctctctcagcttcagctctcACCCTCGTATTCGTTGTCGCCGCCGACCAATCGAATGGCGCCCTCCTCCTTGTTGAGGGCTTTGATGTACTTGTGGACCAGCCGCTGCCGTTCCAGGCGTGCATCTTCCAAGGAGCGATGCTGCACTACTCCCGCGGCCAGGTGACACCAAAGGACAGTCACACACAAGAGTCTGGGAACCATGATGAAGCTGAGATGAAGCCAAGATGCGATCCTTGCGCACATTCAACCGCCTCAACGTTCGCTCGAGAACTGAACGCGGCTCGAACATTTGAATGGCAACAACAGAATCATTTAACTATGAACTTGCCAGCGCCATAGATgcaaagatacacagatagaTAGACAAATAGGTAGGTAGGTAGGGAGCGTAGCTAGAGATACGGTTCAGAAGCTCGCTCATCT from Drosophila subobscura isolate 14011-0131.10 chromosome E, UCBerk_Dsub_1.0, whole genome shotgun sequence includes the following:
- the LOC117891469 gene encoding lysyl oxidase homolog 3B, with protein sequence MVPRLLCVTVLWCHLAAGVVQHRSLEDARLERQRLVHKYIKALNKEEGAIRLVGGDNEYEGNIEVLHNGKWGAICDDEWDATEGHIVCRQLGFPGMRRYTHSGYFGPARRRFWMDNLFCEGHEQELVECHFEGWGENDCEPGEAAGVVCNPPADTPIPEPLLRDEDIPKFPIHTRSRLYVQLRGGRERNEGRVEVRLDGGRWGSICADGWSLLEANVVCRQLGLGYAREAFQTDYFGGFNVSRPVLSGSECYGNETELADCLHHDPIRGIVSCHGSRQHVAAVICDYSSPDLVIDYLEIEQTAHLEDRLMLLMQCAMEENCVASEAYQIQRDDPHWRYRTRRLLKFTAAAINAGNADFRPFKEKSQWEWHMCHMHFHSMEVFATFDIFDLSGRKVAQGHKASFCLEDSTCLPGVSKKYNCANYGDQGISINCSDVYLYNLDCQWVDVTDLSPGSYILKIAINPEFKVSEMSFDNNAAICDLIYTENYARVQNCQLARP